The region AGTCCGCGTGGAGATGAATAACGAGGAGCATCACCATATGGTCTGCTCCCGATGTAAAGCGATTACCGATATTGGGGAAAAGGAGCTGGGGCTGGCGCCAAAGCGGCGTCGGCTGGCCGATGGCTTCCTGGTAGAGCGATACGCAGTCGATGTTATCGGACTGTGTGCTAGGTGCCAGGAGGGCCAGATGTAGTTCCCAGTTCCGACACCGCGAATGGGCATGGCCAGGATGGTGGCTGTGCCGTGGAAGAGCGACAAAGACGCCAGGGTTGGAAACCGATACTCCGACAGAGACGATCTCTCGGAATAGCAGCCTTGTTGTCTCTTTTTACGAGCGATCTAAAAGGGATATGTAGCCATAAGTGCATATAAATGAGTGACTTACATATTTTATAACCGATGATGGAATTGCCAGAATATGGCGTTCGGCCTTGTATCGCGATTTCGATGACGCGGACCGAAAAGATTTCATCACCACTACCCTGAGAGGAGTACCGTACATGCTGCAAATTGGAGAAAAATTCCCTGACTTCGAGTTGACTGCCACTGTTTCGACGGAGAAGGACGAGTCGAAGGCCTTCAAGACGATCACGGGCGATACGTATGGAGGGAAGTGGAAGCTCTACTTCTTCTGGCCGAAGGACTTTACCTTTGTCTGTCCGACCGAGATTGCAGCTTTCGGAAAGCTGAATGGCGAGTTCGCGGATCGTGACTGCCAGATCCTTGGCGCGAGCACGGACAACGAATATGTGCACGCGGCGTGGCGTACGCATCACGCTGACCTGAAGGATCTGCCGTTCCCCATGTTGTCCGATATCAAGCGCGAGCTCTCCGGCCAGCTCGGAATCCTGGATGAGAAGGCAGGCGTGGCGCAGCGCGCGACGTTCCTGGTGGACCCGGACAACGTGATCCGCTTCATCTATGTGACGGATCTTTCCGTCGGGCGCAACCCGCAGGAGGTTCTGCGTGTGCTGGATGCCCTGCAGACCGATGAGCTGTGCCCCTGCAACTGGCAGAAGGGCGAAGCCACCCTGGCCTAATTTCATTACTGCTGGACGACGGCGCCGACGCATCAGCGTCTGCGCCGTTTTTACCGAAGAAGGAGAAAAAGAATGACGATGGAAGATCTGATTGGCGGACTGCCGGCCTACGCGAAGGATATGAAGCTGAACTACTCTTCGCTGGTCAAGCAGAACACGGAGCTTACGGCCCAGCAGCTGTGGGGAAGCGTGGTGGCCGCGGCCATCGCGACTCGCAACCCGGAGCTGACCGCGGCGGCGATTGCAGAGGCTGAAGCTGCCGGATTGAGTCCTCAGGTTCTGGAGGCGGTCAAGGCTGCTGCCGCCATTATGGGGATGAACAACATCTACTATCGTTTTCATCACCTGACCTCGAACGAAAAGTATGCGACGCTTCCCGCACGGCTTCGTATGAATGCTCTGCGAGGACACAGTGTCGATGCAGTGGATTTCGAACTGTGGTGCCTGGTGGTCAGCGCCGTGAATGCCTGCGGAAAGTGCGTGGATTCGCATGAGCATGTGTTGCGGGAAAAAGGCGCGACCGAGGAGCTGATCAACGCTGCGATTCGCGTGACGGCGGTGATCCACGCGATCGGCGTGGTGCTGGACTCGGAGAAGGCTGCACCGACCCCTGCTCTGGCGATTGCGTAAGAATAAATTGATTTGCAATAAGAAAG is a window of Edaphobacter sp. 12200R-103 DNA encoding:
- a CDS encoding carboxymuconolactone decarboxylase family protein; protein product: MTMEDLIGGLPAYAKDMKLNYSSLVKQNTELTAQQLWGSVVAAAIATRNPELTAAAIAEAEAAGLSPQVLEAVKAAAAIMGMNNIYYRFHHLTSNEKYATLPARLRMNALRGHSVDAVDFELWCLVVSAVNACGKCVDSHEHVLREKGATEELINAAIRVTAVIHAIGVVLDSEKAAPTPALAIA
- a CDS encoding peroxiredoxin, whose amino-acid sequence is MLQIGEKFPDFELTATVSTEKDESKAFKTITGDTYGGKWKLYFFWPKDFTFVCPTEIAAFGKLNGEFADRDCQILGASTDNEYVHAAWRTHHADLKDLPFPMLSDIKRELSGQLGILDEKAGVAQRATFLVDPDNVIRFIYVTDLSVGRNPQEVLRVLDALQTDELCPCNWQKGEATLA